The genomic window ATACGATAATAGACTCAGATGGTTCCTCAAACTCCTTTAAGGATGACGTTAAGGAGTGAAAGCCACTTGAGAAAACATCGAAATATGATaacatataattgaaatttgttgaGTTGATGAATTTTATATCCAGTAGAcctttaaaacttatattacaatttcagaagatttattgttaaaaaaaaagtttgattttttttagatcaactttataatttcttatagagtatttattaaattagcaaTTTAAGATTGTgtgaaaatgtttcaaatttaaatgttattaagtCCATTACTATACTTAttgtaatgattaaataatattttaaatgcaggaaaattaattccaattttaatatctttcatatccaatttactttattactatttattgattacatgtaaataatataagtgacccatttatatttaattcctgaagtTTTTCGGCCTCTAAAATAGAGATTGAgaattacaattagtcaaataatcgacTTAATAATATTGCATTGTGAAACATGTTCACACAGACCTAGATTgctaaattattgtaaaatgatAAGGACTACTATATTAAGAGAATTAATTTTAACGTTTATtaggataaaattaaaatctccaGATACCTCGGGATACAAATAATCGTTAATAAAACCCAGAAAGGTTTCGTTAAAAATAGACTAGCCGAaaatatttctagaaatattcaattactatttatttctttattactaattccaagaaaaaatcattcaattatgCAGCGTTATTCATAAACGTTGGTAAGGTATTTGATATTGTATGATATGAGTTACTTCAATGCAACTAACCAAGTATAAAActcctttttatttcattgagaTATTGATTATATCTTGTACTATGAGAAAAGCTTCTATTGATATACCGGGGTTCAGCTCATAATTTAATACCTGAAGAGAAGTTAGACAGGGGATATTCTAATGCTGACTCTGTTCTTGCAAACAATAAAGAGCCTGTATGAATAAATCTATagcaataattcaataaaaagatttatggataaataattgACCCTTAAATTCTTTGTCTATACAGTTATCTTACATACCCGTgtcttagttcttatattatttaagacgTGTATTCTAGTGGAACTTtctaatatactaatataatttcctCTAACAAACTCTACTCTTTGGGGCGAGTAAATCTCATCAATCATCagtgttacatttttttctctgctcTTCAAGCCTCTAATTGGTGCTTTTAAGAACTTTGCCGTGGAAGAAGGGCATACTGTTTCTACCGTAATCACACTGGATACGGTCCTAAGATATCTGGGAGACGGAAGTGACTGAGCATTGGACGTATTTATTTGTTCGCAGAGGCTAGAACTGAGATTGTGCAATATCAAAGCAACGGAAAGGAGTACAGAAGAAAATCTTCTACCTTTAGGCTGTTTGAAGAGATGATACATTTGCTCCATTATGAAAGCGAGCTTGGAAGATTCAATTTGGTCCATTTCTGCCGAGTTAGAAAAATTAAGGAGCTGTTCACATATGTCTCCTTCCATGGAACCCAGAAGAGCGGCAATGTTGATGGCTTCAGcaacaaagttaattttattttctgaatttatgcaATGTGAAACTAAAATCTTACTTAGCTCGATGTTATAACAGAAAATTCTGAAGGAGAGGTCTTCTTACTCCTCCAGGTAAGCAGCAATGTCTAGCCCTTTCATATCTGAATGTATGATTTTGACAAAAGCaacttttggaattttaaacaaCAAGAACCCCGAGGGTAATGATTCCGAAAAGAGTTTGTAATAGATATCTTGTGGCGAAAGAACGGTCTCTTCCATAAATATTGCATACGTGTCTTTTATTCTCCAAATGCACACTATTGGTGCTATTTGGTTTGAATTTTGGAGTCCTTCATGGGGAATTTGTGAAAGCTCACATCCGGATCCTTAGTAATGCCGTCATAGCCCTGCTGGCATCCAGGAGCAGAGCACTTGtacatcattattaattaaataataagtaataacaaaaaaaaattaattaactgtgGTGAAccaaattttcctttattataatttataaaataaatgaagaatgtGTCAGCCTTCTCgtgtataaaaaaagtgagtGCGATTTTAAAACGCACTTCCAGttgtttttagtattccttgatATAGGGTTGTTGACATCGTTGAACAGGAACGAATTTGATTGCTtgaaagatattatataaaaaaggaataaaacacgTTGGTACCCTTGCATGATCTAAATAACTTTTGCTCAGTTTGTACTAGTCATCAGCAAAGCAACTTCCCCTTATTGCTCTCTCACGTGCATCATACCGAAGAAAACATACCTttttttcatgggtttctaGCAACAGGGGTACTGATGCGTTgaattatgatttggaaaataaaagtatatcttgctGTTTTTGCGATTTATCGTACCTATCTCGTTCTTTAGGGCAAGTAATCCGCCACTCTAAAACCTCCCATCACATCAAAAGCTTAAGAGTCGTCAAGAAACACAAGATTAAAGGAGACGAAGGAGAATTAAACGGTGCATTACTCAATTTGGACatagcaaagttatttgtgtAGTGTAATATCCCTTTAAATATTCTGGATCATCCCAATTTCTCAAAGTTTATTGAAAGAATATACTGGAAAAACATCTGGAGGTCGATGGGTCGTTAACAACTTGATTGGGGAAATATGCCAAGGAgttttgaatacaataaaaaaagaggtgaaagaaaaggatattttggtTGGACTAGATGGGACAAGAGATCATCAAGAAAGGTCGATTATGGCAATTTTGATTGGCCCTTTGGACGGGCATTTCTGTGGGATCCAACAATGTCAAAAACATTGTCATAAgctcagtttataagttattgggAGAAGATTTTGTCCAGTGTAGACTTACAGTTTTCATCTCTGATGCTGCCTCATATTGACTCAAAGCAGGAGAATatcttcgaaaaaaattgattcacaTTACATGTATTGCTCATGGATTACACAGAGTTGCAGATATAGTTCAACAAAAGTTTGCTCTAACGAACGAACTTATTTCCAATGTCAAGTAGAAACCCTTAACAAAACATGTTGAACAAATGGTCTTTATTTACGTTTTAGATTAAATGCGACCTGCCAATCACAACAATATACTAAAATATCAGTCagtctacaaaaatttataacaaaatgatataatggACCTATTGCACACGTATATCTTTACCCACAATTGGCAATATAATTTATCAGAACTTTTTAACCCGATATGAAATGGTATTTCTGAcaataatacatactttttatttgggtGACTTGGAAGTACTTATTGGatattgttttttcctttttgacatttagtattaattgactcatacttaaattattacataatcaaTAGTCTAATTTTTCTgcataattaaacataaatggAGCGATCCGTTGATGTTGAAGTGAGAGATAGAGATGGTCGTAGGGTAAggagtttttatttacaacaagAAAATGGTCTCTAAAATGTCTagtaaaaaggaattttatttagaataaaatcgATTATAGAAACTCCAGGATTTAGTTTTAGTAACgcatattaattgtaaaatctaagagcaaattataaaatctaaatttttcgAGACTTCctaaataattttctctaagaatttttattaattaaaacaaaaaacacaggTTAGTTTGTTTTAGAATAGATTTCCGGGATACTGCCCCAGATAGAGAAAATGGTCCGAAGCAAAGTTCAGAATAGAGAAAAGGAGGaaagagaagaataaaataacttagtttatagtaaataagcagttgttttcatttatcaattagaaagtataatttaaataaaaaaggagctTAACCCATTAGAAAGAAGCCTGGAAGTATCTTAAGACCACATTTGAATGTCCTTCAAATTAAGAAGCTTCGTATTCGTTTGTTATTAGCAGGAAGGAGAAAGTTTGAACTTAAGTAGTCCAAGTTCAGAATAATATAACACTcctcttattaaataaaaataaataaataatgtgttaaaatgagagctttaaaaaaacaaatttcaatttattatattaatgtccTTTTATACAAAAGGATAAAAAGATGAGacagttttttaattatgaattaaatatcttaaatttatcaAGTGGTCAAAGTGTTGTTCCTCATCTATGCTTGACAATTACTACTCTAACAGATacagtttaaatatatttgtttatccaATCTATAtgcattgaaatatttgtaaaaacaagGATATTCCTATGAGACTTTATGTATGATAATATGCCCACAACAACACATCTTGTCGAATTTTGACATACGGTTAATGGTCCTCCCTCATTATGGTAATCATTTACTGTGTTTCTCGTTGTGCATAGGAGACCCTCTTCTTTGCAAACCTTGTGGACATAATCCGGCACTGTTTTGACTATAGAATAGTGAATACGACTTATTTTATAGtcattttgtacaatatttgaTCCAGTAACTGAAAAATACAAGGAATGTATTCatacttattcaaaataattattatttcacttaCAAGTCGCTTTTTTCCCCTCCTCGACTGGAAAGTTATCGCTGGAAAAGCAAATGGGAAGAACTTTATCATTCCATACTAAAgtattattaaggaaaattatgGCAATGTTGTTTTCACGTGTCGTTATGTTGTAATTTTCATGTTGAATATACTTTTGAATGGATGCTGCCTGATAACCATTTGATGGAAAGCGTCCACCTGATCCAGCATATAcctattatcaaaataaaaaggcTATTAATGATTCTTTGAagcaatataatatatcatcatTAGAGCTACGTTCATCTAAAATATTACACTTACATCAATTActtttgaatgataatattgtGCACAATTAGCTGTAGTTAGCAGACGATTATGAGTTAATATAATTCcgttacataatttttcttgttcAGCTCTCCCTACTATAAACACATGCCAAGGGAATGCATCGTTTTCCAAATCTCCCTCTTCGCCCTGCCATTGCTTATTACATGAGATTGTTATGTTATTGGATACTCCACATTCTtggtgaaataataattatttgttgatatacTATTTCAATGATTACATGACACATACCGAAACAATTTTCTGGGCAATAGTCCCACTTACTATCACTATCAGATCCCTGGTAACACCAAGGTCTAGGTTCATCCTTTGAACCACTTTGAGTACAAATACTATGCGTCCCAGAATAAACGAACGGAAATTCACATTTGCCAGAAGACGTTCTacattctaataatatttaaaaattaatttgtgataaatgtttattaaaattatgtcattGAACCTTTTTCACCATATGCTGCAGAAGTTACTGAGAGTATACAGATCCATGAAATAATCAGCTTCATGTTGCAGTCCTAGATTAGTTTTTAAtgtttgctataaaaatattggaaactTTGAATTGAAATcgaaatacatatttagaaatatttgaaccgtttataatttgataatgcTTAAGTGTTTACTGTAAAAATGACCTGATTGAAAAGTAATGATCTTATCATTAGACAATATAAGTATGACTAAACACACactaagaatattttattaagttatattatctatttttcaatttttttttatttaaatacctcATTCTGAACTTATTTAGCTCTATGACTCATTTACAGAATTTCAATAATGGCATTCCgtcctcatttatttttatttttttaagtatttcatattttttctcataatgtAATACCAGATGCCAAAGGCAGCGATCCCTCCTTGGAATCAACTAAAGGAGAGATAatttcacaattattttaacTCTGGGACTGAGTGAAACGTTCGTTCTCAAGGTTAGTGTCAATGAGAACCCAGTGAAGTCCATCGGGGCAATTGCTCTAGAAAAGTGCTGTTCAGAGTCAGTTAGCTGTCATTTAATTCACAAAACCTTCATAACTACTTATACATGATGATGTAGGGCCgattttcacacaaaaaaatgcaaataaagcaCTCCTAAATGCCTCTGATCAACCTCAAACACTCCCAAAAGCTCTTCAACCGCCTCGAGAACACACTTTACCCAGACATACTCGGTTACTTACTTATTATGGGCATAAGTATCcggaaaatatttgatttaaaaaaaaaacctttcttaGCTCTAACTTCATCCGAACGTATTGTCAATAGATAAccacttttgtttttatcctttaTATGTTCAGTTTCACCATTAAGCAGCAAGAGGATAAACATGTATTTGCAGAATTTTTTGAGGCCATCAAGGATGCTAAGGAAAtcataaaagtcaaaaaatataccaGGAGCAGCATCTTTAACGTCTGTAAGGAACTGAAGAGTGGTTAAGGGGATTTTCCATTCCTCATGTGGTTCACACATAACCAAAAAGTGGACTGGTCACTTCTTGGCAGGCTCAAGAGATCCATTAAAGCAAACCTGGTATCCAAATAGCTGTTCATGC from Lepeophtheirus salmonis chromosome 1, UVic_Lsal_1.4, whole genome shotgun sequence includes these protein-coding regions:
- the LOC121132309 gene encoding chymotrypsin-like protease CTRL-1 gives rise to the protein MKLIISWICILSVTSAAYGEKECRTSSGKCEFPFVYSGTHSICTQSGSKDEPRPWCYQGSDSDSKWDYCPENCFECGVSNNITISCNKQWQGEEGDLENDAFPWHVFIVGRAEQEKLCNGIILTHNRLLTTANCAQYYHSKVIDVYAGSGGRFPSNGYQAASIQKYIQHENYNITTRENNIAIIFLNNTLVWNDKVLPICFSSDNFPVEEGKKATFTGSNIVQNDYKISRIHYSIVKTVPDYVHKVCKEEGLLCTTRNTVNDYHNEGGPLTVCQNSTRCVVVGILSYIKSHRNILVFTNISMHIDWINKYI